The Carassius gibelio isolate Cgi1373 ecotype wild population from Czech Republic chromosome B5, carGib1.2-hapl.c, whole genome shotgun sequence genome segment TCGACTGGAGGAGGCTCAAGGTCAGAATTGGAAGGCGAAGGCAGTTCTGTTTTGCCGTTAGTGAGAAGGGAGATGGGGAGGGTGGAGGGGCTCATGGGTATGTATCCGTCTGAAGTCACATCAGAGGAGCCGATCGGTGGGGAGGCCATGGGCACATATGAATCCTCAGAGTGGTTTTCAGTAACTGTGGGATTCAGAAATATTGGCTAGaaatagagatagagagagagaaactcaCTGACACATCTGGTTTCTGCCAGTAAATATTCAAATTGATCCGTATTTACAGTGCCTGTTTAACTTTCTCCAGGCTCATTTGACTATTTCATATTTGAATATTTCTTTACCAAGTTGAGGCTTAGACGTTTGTTCCAGTTTCTTCCAGCATTGTCATACTCTACTGAAAACATGAAAGtatagtattaaaatatataacaaatattgtTGAAAAGTTATAATGAGATTGATAACATCGTCCTGCATCCTATTTGCTTAATGAAATCCAATAGTGGTTTCTTACTGATTTCGAGGTGATTCCAAAAATAGTGACTTTTTGCACAGTTTCACTCAAAATATGGgcattttgttgcttttttgcTTATGACAACCAAGTTGAAGAAATCTTGTATTATCCTCTAATCACCATTAAAACGGTCACAAAGGCATTATTCATATCTTCCTCTGAAACAGGttacagctatttgttaaatGCATGACATTATTTAAAGCCTCGGCTGGTACTGATTTGAAGGTAAGAATTATGGCCAATGACAGAAGAAAATGCAAACATATAAgtgcatttgtgagaaaaaaagaaaaaaactgatgtGATGGAGCATTTTTATGGATATTTGTGCAATCAGCTTCATCAAATGGAAATATTAGGTCTTTTCCTGCAAATcagcagaatttgtatttttaatttttttgtgcattCTCACCTCTCTTAAAGTGGTCTATTCCTGAAAGTGACGTCCTGCGAGGGAGGAGAGCAGGTTGTGGCTGATTACAGCCCGTATCCTCATTACCATGATGATCGGACAGGTGTGTAGGTTTGGGTGGGAGGGGAGGAGGGGTCTGTGGGTCTGATGTACCGTAGAAGGGCCTGTCGAATCTGAAAATGTCCTGTGGCCGGCGTAGAGACATGGGAGACGAGAGGCAGGACGAatgggaggaagagagagagagcggcccACTGGGGGCACTGAATGGGGGCTCACACATCCCACCCAAAAGGAAAGAGGAGGGGGAGGAGTCAATACGTGGGGTGGGGCTAAACACATCCTCTGTGTACTCAGACGAGCTCTGCTCAAAGGAGCGTTCAGAGTTAGAGATGCTGTTAGACCTAGGGAAGGACAAACAGAGATAAGCATGCATGCACAAAAACAATAACCATATCAGTTTATTGAAAGTAGTGTTATATAAAACACGGTTATATCAAACTTctatggaaaatatattttttgttcagtGAAAGGACAATGGTGTGTTGTCATAATGAAACTATTTCTATTTACACAGGCTTCCTCTGCTGAATGAGGGCTGAATGATTTAGAAATCACACATCTGCataacaaatttaaaatgtgCTTTCTTATGAACTGCCTTAGAAAGACATAATCGAAATAAACAAGTGTAATGCCACATATTTAGTACgttaaaaatttaacatttccttAGGTTTTTGAGACACAAGTCAACATGCAATGAAATAATACTTATATTCAGAAAAGATGAATTGATCAGGGGTGACAGTCACAatatttataatcttacaaaatatttctatttcaaatacaaGATGttctttctattgatcaaagaatcataaaaaaaattctcaaaaatattaagtagcacaaccgTTTCCAACTGTGATTATAATAAGAAAAGATTCTTTAGGACCAGATCATcagtatattattatgatttctgaaggatcatgtgacattgacaAGAGTAAccgctgctgaaaattcaatttcGCCAACACAagattgaattacattttaaaatatattaaaatacacaacataaaaaacctgaaataatatttcacaatataactgtttttactctattagAAAAACAATTTATGCAACCCTGGTGATAATCAGAGCTTTCAAAAGCACTGAAAAAtcataccgaccccaaactttgtGAACTGTACTATACCTGCATAGTTTTGTTATTCTCCATAATGATGCAATACAAAACTGCATTACTaatatcattttgcatttgtATAAAACCATTAAGTCCCTATGCATATTTGCATGCATGTAGCTAAGGATTTATTTGAATCTAATCATCGTGTGTTATGCTGCAGTGACCAGAGGCGAAAAGCGTGAGAGATTTTCTATTCTCATTTATTCTCTCTCAGTCCCCTTTATTAAATCAGATTAGAGGAAAAGCTGATGTGCTACATGGAACGAATCTCATTTCCGTATGGAGATTAACatagaaatattatttttgcaACATGTGATCATAAGAAGCAGAGTGGGCCTTGCCTGACGTTGCTCTTCGTGCCGGTTTcacactgagagagaaagaggtagTCGAGTGGAGGACTGATCTCTGATTCGCTGGCCCTGTCTAGGACATCGTGGTTTTCGACGGTAACTGTGTCCTGATTGGCCACGAGAGAAACATGAGGAGAGGGTGCAGGAGAGGGCTGCTGGGAAGAGGAAGTGCGATTAAGACTGTCCATtgattctgtcaaaaaaaaaaaagagagagatttggtTTATACATTATCAATATGTAAAAAGAATGCAATAACCATACTTCACAAATACCACTTCTGAAATACCTTTGCTTCTATTCCAGAAGGTGGCAGACCAAACCTCCCCCTTCGAGCCCCCCACACACCAcaacccacacacatacacacacacacacacacacacacacctctctttctcttcctgtttAGACTCAACAGTGCGTTAGCAGTGGGCAGACATTTCTAAACCACTCCGTCTCGCAGATGAACACGTGAGGCTCATGCCTGCTACACTCGCTCTCAGCACATGATGTGTTCACGGTTGACTTTTGGGGTGtaatcatttcttttctttttttttatagtaagcaaaaatatttttggaaggTGGAACTGAGttgaaataatgctgaaaaagGTCACTGTGGAAAGTTTTGTGCCGTTTCCATGGTCAAATCTATGTTTTTCTTGTGAGAATGAAATTGAAGTGACAGTCTCATTTTGGGAGTAATTGTTGAGCAGATTGCTATTTCAAATAATCCAAGTAGTTTTATTGCGCATAAACTGGTGTCCAGACAGCATTTGGACGTCTGATATAACACTCAACCTTCTGGTACTTGAAAGGCATTGTGATTAATGCAGAGGTAAAACAGTCGTAGATAACCGGCTTTTGATCACATTGCAGCTAGCATGCTAATCTGAGGGGGTTTGTGTGGGCTCACGTAAACATCGCTTCTTTGGCAGAGCCTACTATTGTGTATCCAACACTTGAACAACTGACAATGACTCACAACCTTTCTGGCAGAAGAGAATTCTGAGAGGCACAAGGCGTGTGGTTGTATTGATTTCTGTAATCCTATATTTACTGTAAACAGCTATAGGTTTTTACTTAAATGTGTATGCCTATAAAGATTTTGCACAGTATTTGTTTTTGTAGGTTTAAGATTTttggaaccattttttttttaaataaggctgCAGTGAGACGCCTTTAATTATTATGTAGAGCTGTTTTTACACCCCAAGTCCGAGGTTGCCATGGTAAAGGGATTCAGGAGAACAGAGAAGTGGTTAGCAGTTGTCATGGTGATGGGTCATTGATGGTAGAAATACAGTAAGTGGTCATCATTGATAGGTAGAGTGAGGGACACACTGAGACGTTGTAATTGTTAAGAGGGAGAGTGTATATATACAGTTGTTGAGTGACAGAAGAGAGataacagtgatgtttaatgtgtggCCCTGGCAGAGATCAACATTAAGTTCACAAAAGTTCCCAGAAGCCTCGGTGCAGCCTTGAAGCAGGATCTGAAACTGCGGCTCTCCAGGTGCGACTACAATCTCTGCTGTGTCCTTCTGTCACCCCCACTGCAGAAGAGTCTTTCTGTAAATAATCAGTCCAAGACTTTGAGTCTCCAGAGCTACACTTGCTATTTCAATAATACGCCtgtgaagcccctttcacactgccattccggcaaatacacgggtaaagtgttccgggaattgttcccgggtcgctagattttgcactttcacactgccagtgatgacccgggatatgtgcgtgctctcacacacaacccgtgaagatcccgtaacgacacgtgacatcagcgcatgacgtgtaatgtacgagtcgaaaacattaggcacgttatactttcactgaagcaagcaaacgatctctgcgtcagcgcggaaagtgaggaactaactgatctctgcttcattacagtttacacatattttttaatcgcgaacgttgatcttccttcaaaacagcgggtaaaagagtcgcgcgataatacgcgtcatcacttcgacacgccattagatctggcttttgttcacacagcgctcgtcccagcaatgttactatgtccccaacccgggttcaatgcgggaatcaatcccgggacatggttgctttcacacagaaggcgacccggcaatgtttcagcaatatgccgggtccgacgtgcagtgtgaaaggggctatagtcaCCTCTGACCTCCATCTAAGACTTAAACAACAGGAAGAAAAATTGTGAATTAAGCCTTTTACACATGTCCATGTGTGTGGAGAAAAGGGCATAGATGTGCCTGTTGTTCAGTGCATATACTAGCTTTATCTTTCACAGTCATTTAGAGGCGTGTGTAACCCTCCAGCGTGTTGTGTATTAGACAGTAACCATGCGCGTGTGTGCCTGAAACCCTCCCGGCTGCTGTGTCACTCGTCTTTCTCTTATCTTTCCAAGTAATGTATAACTTGTggtttctctcactctctgtgtttGGTATATCACAGTAGCCATTCTAACTGCTAACATTCTTACCCTTATTATTGTTCCAGCtttaacaaaaacatgttttcttgTTATGATGGACACAGATCGTGACACTGGCTGTTTGCTGTTAGTTAAATATATGGGATGCTAGGTATTTAAGGGTATCTGTTATGACAGACGTGTGTGTGTCATAACACTCCTCTGTGATGCAGCTGTTGCTCTGCAGACGATtcaaaagagaggaagagagatggAGGAATGGAACAGAATATTAAAA includes the following:
- the LOC127957598 gene encoding GRB2-associated-binding protein 3 isoform X2; amino-acid sequence: MSTEDVVCTGWLIKSPPERKLKRFSWRKRWFVLRRGRMSGNPDVLEYYRSKSSRKPIRSIDLQECEVTIEAEVRPTKRQYQNQHLFVVKTTTRIFYLLAKTAEEMNIWVQNIGQICMFGGLNRHTESMDSLNRTSSSQQPSPAPSPHVSLVANQDTVTVENHDVLDRASESEISPPLDYLFLSQCETGTKSNVRSNSISNSERSFEQSSSEYTEDVFSPTPRIDSSPSSFLLGGMCEPPFSAPSGPLSLSSSHSSCLSSPMSLRRPQDIFRFDRPFYGTSDPQTPPPLPPKPTHLSDHHGNEDTGCNQPQPALLPRRTSLSGIDHFKREYDNAGRNWNKRLSLNLPIFLNPTVTENHSEDSYVPMASPPIGSSDVTSDGYIPMSPSTLPISLLTNGKTELPSPSNSDLEPPPVDRNLKPRIRARPPPLDLRGLSTISECPFHVPLTRTMTEPSTSLQSVPLDRRRGWGLNGSEQEGSITPTESRLLFPACESAPWMRPSQLDYLSLDFNSASPSPVQKKALLADEYRVDYVKVDEKKTQALQNTKLEWKDVRQSKA
- the LOC127957598 gene encoding GRB2-associated-binding protein 3 isoform X1, with the translated sequence MSTEDVVCTGWLIKSPPERKLKRFSWRKRWFVLRRGRMSGNPDVLEYYRSKSSRKPIRSIDLQECEVTIEAEVRPTKRQYQNQHLFVVKTTTRIFYLLAKTAEEMNIWVQNIGQICMFGGLNRHTESMDSLNRTSSSQQPSPAPSPHVSLVANQDTVTVENHDVLDRASESEISPPLDYLFLSQCETGTKSNVRSNSISNSERSFEQSSSEYTEDVFSPTPRIDSSPSSFLLGGMCEPPFSAPSGPLSLSSSHSSCLSSPMSLRRPQDIFRFDRPFYGTSDPQTPPPLPPKPTHLSDHHGNEDTGCNQPQPALLPRRTSLSGIDHFKRVEYDNAGRNWNKRLSLNLPIFLNPTVTENHSEDSYVPMASPPIGSSDVTSDGYIPMSPSTLPISLLTNGKTELPSPSNSDLEPPPVDRNLKPRIRARPPPLDLRGLSTISECPFHVPLTRTMTEPSTSLQSVPLDRRRGWGLNGSEQEGSITPTESRLLFPACESAPWMRPSQLDYLSLDFNSASPSPVQKKALLADEYRVDYVKVDEKKTQALQNTKLEWKDVRQSKA
- the LOC127957598 gene encoding GRB2-associated-binding protein 3 isoform X3, which gives rise to MNIWVQNIGQICMFGGLNRHTESMDSLNRTSSSQQPSPAPSPHVSLVANQDTVTVENHDVLDRASESEISPPLDYLFLSQCETGTKSNVRSNSISNSERSFEQSSSEYTEDVFSPTPRIDSSPSSFLLGGMCEPPFSAPSGPLSLSSSHSSCLSSPMSLRRPQDIFRFDRPFYGTSDPQTPPPLPPKPTHLSDHHGNEDTGCNQPQPALLPRRTSLSGIDHFKRVEYDNAGRNWNKRLSLNLPIFLNPTVTENHSEDSYVPMASPPIGSSDVTSDGYIPMSPSTLPISLLTNGKTELPSPSNSDLEPPPVDRNLKPRIRARPPPLDLRGLSTISECPFHVPLTRTMTEPSTSLQSVPLDRRRGWGLNGSEQEGSITPTESRLLFPACESAPWMRPSQLDYLSLDFNSASPSPVQKKALLADEYRVDYVKVDEKKTQALQNTKLEWKDVRQSKA